A part of Larimichthys crocea isolate SSNF chromosome VII, L_crocea_2.0, whole genome shotgun sequence genomic DNA contains:
- the snrpa gene encoding U1 small nuclear ribonucleoprotein A: protein MATPDVRLNHTIYINNLNEKIKKDELKKSLYAIFSQFGQILDILVARNLKMKGQAFVIFKEVNSASNALRSMQGFPFYDKPMRIQYAKQDSDIIAKMKGTYVERDRKKEKKKIKGADGAGAKKGVPGAATPMVAGVPAAMPGMPPMSQAPRMMHMPGQPPYMPPPGMMPPPGMAPGQMPPGAMPPGQMMPGQMPGQMPQQVAENPPNHILFLTNLPEETNELMLSMLFNQFPGFKEVRLVPGRHDIAFVEFDNEVQAGAARDALQGFKITQANAMKISFAKK from the exons ATGGCCACTCCGGATGTACGGCTCAACCATACAATCTACATCAACAACCTGAACGAGAAAATCAAAAAAGATG AGCTGAAGAAGTCGCTGTACGCCATCTTCTCACAGTTTGGGCAGATCTTGGACATCTTGGTGGCACGAAACTTGAAGATGAAGGGTCAGGCCTTTGTCATTTTCAAAGAGGTCAACAGCGCCTCCAATGCCCTGAGATCCATGCAGGGCTTTCCCTTCTACGACAAACCCATG CGTATCCAGTATGCCAAGCAGGACTCGGACATCATAGCTAAAATGAAGGGGACTTACGTGGAGCGTGACCgtaaaaaggagaagaagaagataaaaggAGCTGACGGAGCCGGAGCTAAGAAGGGTGTACCAGGAGCTGCTACGCCCATGGTTGCTGGGGTACCCGCTGCCATGCCT GGAATGCCTCCTATGAGCCAGGCTCCACGTATGATGCACATGCCAGGTCAGCCGCCTTACATGCCACCTCCTGGCATGATGCCTCCTCCGGGCATGGCACCTGGCCAGATGCCCCCTGGTGCCATGCCTCCTGGCCAGATGATGCCCGGACAGATGCCTGGACAAATGCCCCAGCAG GTTGCAGAAAATCCTCCAAATCACATCCTCTTCCTCACCAACCTGCCAGAGGAGACGAACGAGCTCATGCTGTCCATGCTCTTCAACCA gTTCCCCGGGTTCAAGGAGGTGCGTCTGGTCCCTGGTCGCCACGACATCGCCTTTGTGGAGTTTGACAATGAAGTGCAGGCCGGTGCTGCACGAGATGCACTACAAGGCTTTAAGATCACACAGGCGAACGCCATGAAAATCTCATTCGCTAAGAAATAA